Below is a genomic region from Scomber scombrus chromosome 3, fScoSco1.1, whole genome shotgun sequence.
GCTTACAGTTCCTTACAGAGGTGTTATGTGGGTATTAAACTGCTTTTAATAAtgtttagaaaagaaaaaagcagtggTGTTCATCGCCTGCTTCTGACCTCtaacactcctcagcctccacTATAAAGTCATATATATGCAGCTCACTTTCCTCCACACTCACCTTCTGCGTGCCCAGTTTCTTCTCCACGCCCCCGGCCAGCCCCCCGCCCTTACTGTCCTTCCAGGGGTAGAAGTTGGagcgaggagaggaggaggaggtggcggaggtggaagaggacgaggagggcAGACGGTGCGCTGAGGGTTTAGAGGAGGGCGAGTGCTCCTCGATGCTGCCCCCCCCCTTGCGTTTCTTCACCAGCCCCTGGTGCTCGAAGCCCCTCCCGCTGCCCTGCCCGTGCGGTCCTGAGTCCCCCACGCCGCCCCGGCTGTGGGAGTTGTTGGTGGCAGAGGAGGGGTCTGGGGGTGATGAGTGGCCCAGAGGAGGGTGTGTCCGTCTGTAGGTCCAGACTGCCTTGGCAGCTGGTGAGTGGGACTCTGATGGGGAGGGCTGGGGACGCGGTTTGCTGCTGGGGGAAAGCGTGCCGTTGGTCTGTCCGTGTGGGAGGGGCGAAGGAATGGGGGCTTTGGAGGAGGACGatgacgaggaggaagaggcagaaGGCGGCCGGCCCCGGTCCTGGAGGACGATGCAGTTCCTGTCGGGGCCTGAGTGCTCCCCTTCCTGGGAGGGGGCTTTGCGCTTGCGGagggcggcggcggcggcggcctCCTCTCGCAGCTTCAGCATCTGCTTGCTGGGACGCCCCACCGGGTTCTTGGATCGCCCGCCACCGCCCCCCTGACGCACCGCCGCAGGCTTAGCTGGAGACACCAGGTGACTGCCACCCGAACCCCCGCCGCTGCCCCCCGAGTTCTCTGATTGTATGGCTGGGGAGGGTCTGCCTGGGCCACGACttgaagatgaggaagaggaggaggaggatgaggatgcaGTTTTGATGGAGGAGCTGATGTGACTTCCTGTGCGGACTTTAGAATGCAAAGAAGAGGGGGAGGACGTGGCGGATAAGGACGAGGGGGACGAGGAGGTGATGGTCTTGGCTGAGGAAGGTGGAGACTGAAGGTCTGTGGCTTGAGGTATTTTCCTggatggagagaaaataaaatcaatcaataaaacaaattgaTCAGTAAACATCCTTCAAGTGTTTAACCTTTATGAGCCTTTATGTGCTGCTGAGTCTCCTTCTGACTTTATGTAAGACATGTTCTCTACATCTCAGCTTCTGATTATCTAATATTTATAACCTGAGTTTTATATCTAACACATTCCATTCAAACTAAGTCCTATaacagaggtcactaataggtgGACCACGGTCTGGATCCGGACCCAGACGCCGTCCTATCCAGACCCGTACccgtaactgatgaaatattgaggattgttacattttgtctattttaaTTGGCACAGCATCTCCAGCTATTAGAgcggccctcagaaactcacagaaCACTGTGCATAGTGAATCCTCTCACgtgacgctaatcagccaatcaaaaatTGTGCATTCAGACATGTGGAGAGActggactgtcagtgagatgcacacagagaaaagagttcatatgtgttgagatgttttgttataaagttattagatgtgaaatgaagtttatggtttaagtttaagtccagtttaaaagtaaaaaggaattcttttttatatatattttttaaactaagcactttatttaagaagcacaatcaaaagcttcctgtaatgcactttattttaaaatgcattcttTATTTgatgtaagaaaagaaaatatattattttatcatttatttgaatcccacaagtagagtgtaaatactaataaatgaattgtactgtattaatgtgacagtctacaatctagccactagacacagatgctgatggaactacaatgctccttcaagctactgaaaaataacacagacattatgatgttctggaccttcacttgaggacatttacACTAATTGTGCCCCAGTGAGCAAAACAGCAGCACTTCTGCTTTGTGCTACGTTACATGAACTGTCATTTAACACACTGATTTAACACTAACCGTGAATGTGACTGACTACAACTCACTGTTTGGTGATTTAAACACAACTTCTCTTTTTACACTCTTGATAATAATGTACATGGGTGATGTGAAGAATGCCATGAAACTAAACTGACTGGCATCATCTGTTATATTCCGATTGTGAGTATTATTGTAAGGATACGTGTAGAATAAGTGGTGGCAGTAGAGTAAGAGGATTATTAGACTATTTTGACGGTACTAGTTTGGGTCACAGAGCATATTGTTCATATGACTGCATGCAGTGAACCGTAACATTCATACTGTGATGGTTCTAGCAGAGGCTCTTATGTAGGATACTGTTGTAGGAGACAGTTGGTCAGAGATGTGAATGCAGCTGAGGACTCTTTTGTTAACACAGGAAAAACTACTGCTTCATCACAGTTCTGCAGTATTTATCTAACTGAATTCCATTTGTGGGTTCGACATGGAAACTGTTGTTGTATTTCTTCCCACTCTGCCCCTTGCAATCACCCCTATACAACATGATATTTTCaatcatttgaattattttcatataattttgtattatttttagcTCCTGTACTGATTCTACTGTTAACTTTGCTCAGGTCTCTTTTAACTGCTGCTTTTATGTCTGTCTTTTAGTTTacgatttttttaattaagtgtgtatgttttatttaactttggCACAGGGATCCTGACTAACGCAATATCATTCctctatatatttgtttatacataggtgcaatgacaataaataaacttgaaactaACTAATGGAGCAGCCAATGTTAAAACTGCAGCAGTGCATTTATACCCAACAcagaattaaataaagaatttaaaagaaaaaaatcttatgTACAGATGGGTCACTGTGTGCatttaacatattaaaaatcagcattcaatgAATCTATAGAAagatggttttttttatttaaatttaacatttatattagtCCCAgactacacaaaaacacactataaaaaatattatatataaaaaaaatcttacactCCCTTCACCAGTGTTTCTCAAACTTCTTCACATCATTGACCCCTACATTGACACCAATTACACCCTGGACCTCCAACTGGTaagatttttgttttcagatgttttattacagaaggTGTATGTATACATTCTGTCATAATGTTACCtatggatggaattatagtgaaaataaattattcccctttttgctggggaccccGTGGAATCACCCGAGGGACCGCTGGAGGTCCCCGGACCCCACATTGAGAACCATTGCCCTACACAAACAGATATGAAATAATTACATGTAAATTTtagcaattacattttattagatGTAAATGTCTTTCTGTACACTATCTAAATGAGCTGTTTAAATAGTGTACAGTGCAGAGTAGAGACACAGCATCCACACACTCTCTGACAGACAGCCAATCATGATGTGTGAGGTCATCTGTTAACACTGATCTGACACCTACACCTGCTCTGATCATCTACCTCCACCTGATTTCTAACATGCATGAACATGTAGTGAATATCAGCTGATAGTGAAGGGAAATGAGTCTCCATCTTACTGCCAACCTCACAGACTCTTCCTCGCTCCTGTTGTGGGCAGCAGAAAACACCATCTGCTTCATCTATTACAGACTGAGCTGGAGCTTTCACTCAAGTTTATATGCATTACAGTACACAGGATCTGATGTGACTAACCAGTGGATGACTGTCTACAAAGAAAGTGGGTGGAGGTGGAAGCAGAGTGGTACATCATCATTCACCGCtcagcattttaaaacataacacTGGTGATTAGCAAATATCATCTGCGTGATCAGGAAGGTGGAAGAGTGTGTCATTAAAAGTAGCGGCCAATTTGAGAAGAACATTTGTAGTGTAGGCATGTCATCCATCTGCTGCTGACAGCTCATTTTTAGCACAGAGTAGAAGCAGTTTAAACACTGTactgacagcacagacatttCTATACCTTTCAAAACCTCCTATAACCGTTGGCTCTTTTTGtttaactgatcaatagctgcTTTTTAGGCTGAATGTCAGTGAGGAAAAGTAACCAAAATGActgtttccttaaaaaaaaaaaagtacttactTCCAGAGATGGGCGCTGATGTGCTGCTCCAGCATGCTGCTGAGAGCCGACCTCAGGTGGTGCAGTCTTCTGTCAAACGTGTAGATGCCGTGACCCAACGAATGGCTGCCAAATGAACACACCTACAGAGAGAAGACATGTTAGAAATCTTTTACAGAATGTTCTcctgtacatactgtatctaCATGTGACACCCAGCCTTTAGTGTGTGACCTCAGATACATTAACATCACATTTCATTGGTGGATTGATTATGTGGCTTGATGCATTTCTTGGTTAAAATAGGAACAACTTTTGCAACAAACCTAAAAATGACTATTTACTAATGACCATCCATGTCTTTATTTGAACTCAAAGCAGCTTCTACATCAGGGGTGTCATACATACGGCAGGTGGGCCATAGCCGTCCCACCAATAACTTTGTAAAGtatgaaaactgcagaaaagaaatgagtttttcaataaaacatgcTGCTATTCTCGCTTATTTTTGCTCACAATTCATAGTTAATGCTTCTGATCTTCCCGTCGACATCCAGCTTAATAATTGAGTTGCAacatgattcagatttgaactacacatttttcctgggaggggagggagggggtttTGGACACATTCCTTCAGTATCTCTTACCATGGTACTCATAGATAGTTCATTCTAGTAAAGTtgattatgtattatatataacatatgttATTTATGGGTTATTGCGtagtggttttactggtcctgcccacttgagatcaaattggactGTATGTGGCCTCCAAACTACCCCTGCTCTACATCCTACAACCTAAAACACTTACTCTCTGACTGAGCACATGAGAATAAGTTTAAGGTGTCCACTGTCCACACATTCACTGTGATATGAAAGGAATGAGGAAGACAAAGATTTGGGAAAGTGAGATAAATATCCAACTGTCAGTGTAGTCAGGTGTGGAGAGCTGAGGGAACACTGAGCTGGAGGTGAAGCAGTGCTGCATTGATCCACTGAGCAGCTGTGCTTGCACAAACATGATTTTGCTATGATCACAATGACTTGCTACCTGTGATTATGTCATCACAACGTAACACTCATAAGCCAGAGCATGGTTGGAActtatattttatgctctattttagtctagctttttgttttctttctctctttctatttttctctactttgttttctttttattataattgggttttcttgtttttaaattggatgttttaatgtttccaatttttactgtttaatatgtttttatgtaaagcacattgagttgcccctgtgtatgaaatgtgctctatatgaataaagctgccttgccatCATCTGATGACACCAAACGTACTGAATaaagcggggggggggggggggggggggggggggggggaatcaatGTCACTATGCTTTGTAGTTATTCTGTATTCATGGATGTCTAATTTAAAGATTTGGAAATGGATGATGAAATATGCCTACAGCATCTCAGAGTGTTAGTGTTACATGTTTGACATCAGGTGGACACAAGCTTGAAATTAAAGGAACTTGTGTTTCTCACTGACTGCtttaacaacatattttgtttttttgtttttttaagttttattttgggcttttttgcctttattgtattaataggcggcatagaggccgacaggaaacgggggggggggggggggcctggTTCAATTGCTGGAATTGAACCAGGGGTGCTGCCTTTATGTGGGATGCcctgtaaccactcagctaccaatgTGCTCcatattctgtttttatgttatttgtaGAAAGCAGCTGTTTTCCAACACATGAGCCGTAACAATATGATCAGATAATAGAATGTCAGGGCCTATTTCTGGGTTACATTTCAAGAGCTTCTGCCCTCTACAGAAAATGCTTACAGCAGTTCTAAAGAACAAAACAAGATGGAATGGTCTTCAAACTCCTCTATCAGCTTTCAAATATACTCTGTGTACTTCCCTGCTTCTCTTTCTTCACTGTAAAACAAGTTCATCCTGCTCACCGCTAGTGGTCTGGGATGTGCAGCAGATGATGGAAACTCTACAGGCTCCTCCGGTCCTTCTGCCTCGCTCTCATCACTGGAAATTCTTCCATGAACGAGAGGCGAGGGCGCTCTGACACTGCCCTCATCCTGCcgctgcttctcctcctctgggGTGATCTCTGAAGCAGCTGTGGAGCGACTGTGAAGAACAcaaatgattgatttttatCTGTAGATTCATATACTAATGCTCACCATCTCATAATGATGTACTGTGCTACGTTACATCTCTAACATACAGGAACATAATCTACTGTGCTGTGTAGTTGTATATCATCATGTGTAGAGGATCAGATTAGTCATGAATGTATAAACCTGCAGTGAGTTAATCAGCTTCAAACAGGTGATGATGTACCTCATTCAGATAGGCAGTGACTCAGGTTAAACATGCATTAGTGGTCAACTTTGGGTTCATGAATCATCCAAACTAAGGGCTGGTTTTTACTGTGTGGTAAAGTTGACGTTCATGGTCTCTATTTAAATTGTCGCATGAAGCATCTTTGAATATGATGAAAAGGGTTTTATAATTGAAATATATTACTTAGCAACATAGTGCAGGATGATGAGTGAGACAAATGAAACTGAGGAGCTATATTTGGTAGTTTATGTAACTTCTTGTAATTCTATGGTTTAACAGTGAAGTCACACCACAAGCTGTCAATAGGAGGGTCATGTGGGTTCAACACATGTTCAGTAGATTTGAAACATACACTCGTGTGCGGTAAGAAAGgagtatgaatatgtgtgttgCGTATGCATACTGACTTTGGAGGAGTTGACCACACATCACTGCCTCAAAACTAAATGATGTCTGACCAGCTGTGCTAGTTAAAACcagggtatctgcacatttttaagtactaatttaatgacttttaagacctttttaaaacctctttaaggaaaaaataaaacaattgcTGCTTCTTGTATTAAAACTGCTCAGCAAACAGTGGTGGAGGAAGAATTTAGATCCTTTACTAGTGTAAAAATACTAATGTCACTTCAGTAATAGTAAACATTaccacatgtgactgttgtactCATACATTAGATATTATGAgacatataatgtataatataatatattatgagacaTACTAgtgttgtagtgggttgaaatggagctcattttgaagtcatttatataGGATTGTAACTattgattagtttcattatagttactttttactataataaaggtgattggttggttatgtaaaataatgagaaaataattataataatgataaataacaaactgaacaaatataattacactcaaatcaaatgtaatgcttTAACTCTTATAACTctagacattttaagacatttttagaccttgaatatcaaaaactaagACTTTTGAAGGATCTGTGGGGATCCTGGTTAAAATAACTGAGGAAAAGTGTTCATCTAAACACAGAGGATGGTGCATTCTTTTACAAAGATCTTGGCTAATTCATTCAATAAAGCACGCTCGTGTATGCATCACCAGCTAGCTTCAGTAAAGCTCACCCACCTGAAAGCAGGGAGGCTGGCCAGAGGTCTCCTGCAGTGTGGAGCTCCAGCCTGCTCCCTGGGGGCCTCTGGGCTGGGGGAGCGTCCACTAGTGGAGCCTCCGTCCAGGGACTGGGCCCCTTTCTCGCGAACCTTGGTTTTGAGTTCCGCCACAAGCTGGTCGAAGTTTTTGCTGCGGCCCACCACCTTCCTCCGCTGGTGTATGGAATGGATCTGAGGACCAGGATGCAGAATATACACACTTAGACACTGTTCCATTCTGATGAACTGTAGATTTGGTATAATGGAATGGAACTCGTCAGAATGAAGTGATTGTGTAAAAGCAGACGGTTGGCTAAGAGCACAAGATAAACAGCCTTGTGATGCTTAACTTGAGGTGTTAAAGTGATTTCACACAGAAAGCGCTTATGACTGTGACCTCAATGTTCTGCAGCAACTGTTCCACTAGCTACTAACAACCTGTGCAGATACACTACAGCTTCTAGTTAATCTCATCACTTAACCAAATATAGCAGGTTGTAGTTTAAAAGCAATATTGCATGATTAACATAGAAAGTATCAACCTCTAAGGCTGATGTTTGTCTTCATTGATTGCTGGCTCTTTGCCGGTGGAGACGTGTGTATAATTAGGGAATTACCAGTTATATTTGCTCATGTATCATTTCCCTCTGTGTGCTTTCTGTGGTTACCATGGTCACACCACAGCCCGTGATGGCAAGTAGAAAAAAAGTTGAAGCTGCGTCAACTCTGACAGCAGCCattaaatatctgtgtgtgtttaaaagagCAGCAGCTGCCTCTCAGGGTCTGACAGCACCTTCCAGTTGAAAAGAGGAGTGTTGTGTTGAAGATGCTTAAAATGGTTGGGGTCAGGAAATGAGGGTGAAGGGGTCTGTACTCTACGTCAGTCAAAATCTCTCCGTCCGCTGAGTCATGTGTGAGCTCTTTTGTGTTGAACTAATAGTGAAAGGACACACAGCGTTGTGTGTTAGGAGATGTCTCGCTGCTTTCACAAAGTGcaacacattatttttgacGACTGCTGAAACCAGACAGTGAACAAAAAGATTGGGAACAACTTTTAACAGCTGGTACgcctttataaaaaaaaaagtaaaaagccTGGATCTGTTGTGATCTGACTTGGTCACTAACAAATCCATTGATTATTTTGAGATAACTGGTCAGGAAAATTaggaaaataatcatttattcTAAAGACATAAATAATGAAGTCTTTTAGCTATTTACAGCATGCAGTTCATATGTAAGAGCTCATTCAAGAGGCCTCATTAGTAAGTAAGTAGtattattgctgttattgtAATTATGCAACAGTGCTGCTGTGCCAATGACAAAACAACACCTTTATAATCTGTCATTAGTAATCACCACATGATATTTCCTTCCTGGTAGAAGGCCGAGGGTGAAGAAACTCCTACAGAGCAGGTGGAAGATGGAAGCGGTGTTCCTGTGTGTCTTTCCTGTCACTACTGTCATTTCCTGTTAATCAGGTCATCCTGTCTCTACTGGGCTGGATGTTGCCTCTCACACTTACTTCctccttctcacacacacacacacacacacacacacacacaaacttcgCCATATAAGGACTCTTCCTGTGCTGGGAGCCCTTTTCAGTGCTCAGTGTCAGTCAGTGTAGATCAGTAAGCAGGAGCAGGGACTATAGCTACTCTGAGCTCACATCATGATCAATGTGTTGGTGCACTGTATCAATACTgatgttactgttgctgttctAACAATAGGATCATACTTGCACACGTGGATCTTATGATTCATGGAGATGAAAGCAAGCGTCATGTCATCAGTTGCAAAACAGCAGCTTTCCCTGTGTCCTTTTATAAACACTGATGACATGTAGAATGTGTGATAAACACAAACGCCTTCACACAATACAAAGCACTTATGATAGAATACAATGTACTTGTAACTAGGACTGGGTATCGCTTTAAAAAAAtccgataccagtaccaatccaagtaccttttaaagtgatactgataccaactgagtacttcatttgatacccatcatgttAATAGAAGCATTACATTGCATCAAAtaccaccactcctccacatctaaatgatttcatttttacacaaatgcattttgaaagctCTGATCTgaggcagtggaccaatcacatgtggcattaaattgaagaacacttgtgttgattggctgtgagtaagaccatacaaatagtcatattttctggCTCTGGGTGTAAAAAGGACGGACTGCAGGTGtcgtttgacaggagacatttccatactacttggtatccaCTTATTTGGGTCGATACTTTAAAAAGGTATCAAGTAAAGATACCCGACCCTACTGGTAACCAGTTCTTCTTCAAAGAGACATTCACTTCCACCTAAGCATTGAGGACTAATATAAACACAGAAGGTGCAGCTCACTGCCAAACACAACAGCTAGACTTGTTCCTTTATCATATGACAacaagatgattttttttttttcacttgtaGTTTTTTCAAAAGTCAGAAATCTATGCACCATCTTGTTTAACATGCATAGACATACATGTATCAGACCGTATCAAAACACTAAATGGAGGGAAATAATCTGATTTGGAAGCATACTGTTCATCCCTGTCCCACACACATGGAGAATCTATGAGGAGGAGCACTGTAGTTGTTAGGGAACAACACACTGCAGGTTGGCTTTTCCCTTTGATTCATCTCAcacttatatatacacacagtactgtgcaaaagtcttaggccatcaccatcatacaaacagaaaatatctACACAAAATTTAAcatgaattactaaatattattatcaattaaggttccattccatttaggttaAAGAGAGCTAGGTTCCTGCTTttgctcaagtgtaaggggaggtctgaatacttacacactttagcctatagaagctgttttctttctgtttttttaatactgcatacatatttcctgtatgtttggttgtattctaataaagagactgagaaatactGAGACTGAATGTGTCTTCAGCCCCATTATCTGTAAATAGCAGGAACATCTGTCGAATTTagttaaaaatctttttaaGCTGAGTCCCTCATCACTTAGCTTATAGTCcgcagatatacagtataaagtcTTAGATTTGTTGTTTAAGCAATGCTACTGTATAATgatcatatataattatttctcagtctctttattagaatacaaccagaacaTGCAGGAAAcgtgtatgcagtattaaaaaaaactgaaagaaatagaaaagaaaacacctTCTATAGGCTGAAGTGTGTAAGTATTTAGTGGAGGTCACACTAAATCCTTACACTTGAACAATAGCAGAAACCTGGCTCTCATAAgcctaaatggaatggaaccttaatcaataataatcattaataattcctgtaaaaatgtgtttacatagttcctgtattttctgtttgtatgatggtggtggcctaagatttttgcacagtactgtatatcacCTAATGTGACTAGAAGATAAGTAACATGCTACAACTGATTTATACTCAAATCTACGAGCACTAAAATCATCAGTGCCTTCAGTAAGACCTAACAAGACTTAGATCATAATAGGGCTGGGCTGAAAACTGTATCACCATAAAAGTGTTtcaattattgattttttttaaatgacctaTTCAAAATAAGGAGCAGGGGGGGgaatattcaatttaaacatgtttattgtaaACCTAACCTTCCTCTGATTTGAATCACCTGTTATCAATAAAGGCAgacagggaaaataaaaaggCCAACACAACCATGAAAAgcactcaaataaataaatgtacacatactgtaataTAAGACTAGTCTATTTTGgagggaaaaacacttttctattaaagaccaGTCTTTTGAGTCAGtcatttgaatgcaccagtagttattcatttataaacacatatttttatacTCCAAAattttctcaatttacttttattagaaacacgattaaa
It encodes:
- the atxn7l2a gene encoding ataxin-7-like protein 2a isoform X1, yielding MMAVRERAVKVMAALDRRVPSLDDFVGQSWTAWAEWAGVTAADGPDVDDYSKNGKKAAEAMSLCKEDMSIFGLYPGHDDFYLVVCSHCGQVVKPQAFEKHCERRHGPLSKLYARLRSPTPAPQPLQRPHHGHSPSHGTNAASASSWEGRGQGVGSLRATPPSPSTPPQYRHSKNSKDGVRHSPLEKSSHSSHTESSVFKQPPPLEPPLSSPQPSLRDPPWPHGGTPPSRPSPSDRPPTLKKDSSLAPTVQSHRIPRPYNKVASKRECDLDKHCGVLDPDRKKVCTRLLTCNIHSIHQRRKVVGRSKNFDQLVAELKTKVREKGAQSLDGGSTSGRSPSPEAPREQAGAPHCRRPLASLPAFSRSTAASEITPEEEKQRQDEGSVRAPSPLVHGRISSDESEAEGPEEPVEFPSSAAHPRPLAVCSFGSHSLGHGIYTFDRRLHHLRSALSSMLEQHISAHLWKKIPQATDLQSPPSSAKTITSSSPSSLSATSSPSSLHSKVRTGSHISSSIKTASSSSSSSSSSSSRGPGRPSPAIQSENSGGSGGGSGGSHLVSPAKPAAVRQGGGGGRSKNPVGRPSKQMLKLREEAAAAAALRKRKAPSQEGEHSGPDRNCIVLQDRGRPPSASSSSSSSSSKAPIPSPLPHGQTNGTLSPSSKPRPQPSPSESHSPAAKAVWTYRRTHPPLGHSSPPDPSSATNNSHSRGGVGDSGPHGQGSGRGFEHQGLVKKRKGGGSIEEHSPSSKPSAHRLPSSSSSTSATSSSSPRSNFYPWKDSKGGGLAGGVEKKLGTQKVSVEESELHIYDFIVEAEEC
- the atxn7l2a gene encoding ataxin-7-like protein 2a isoform X2 encodes the protein MMAVRERAVKVMAALDRRVPSLDDFVGQSWTAWAEWAGVTAADGPDVDDYSKNGKKAAEAMSLCKEDMSIFGLYPGHDDFYLVVCSHCGQVVKPQAFEKHCERRHGPLSKLYARLRSPTPAPQPLQRPHHGHSPSHGTNAASASSWEGRGQGVGSLRATPPSPSTPPQYRHSKNSKDGVRHSPLEKSSHSSHTESSVFKQPPPLEPPLSSPQPSLRDPPWPHGGTPPSRPSPSDRPPTLKKDSSLAPTVQSHRIPRPYNKVASKRECDLDKHCGVLDPDRKKVCTRLLTCNIHSIHQRRKVVGRSKNFDQLVAELKTKVREKGAQSLDGGSTSGRSPSPEAPREQAGAPHCRRPLASLPAFSRSTAASEITPEEEKQRQDEGSVRAPSPLVHGRISSDESEAEGPEEPVEFPSSAAHPRPLAVCSFGSHSLGHGIYTFDRRLHHLRSALSSMLEQHISAHLWKKIPQATDLQSPPSSAKTITSSSPSSLSATSSPSSLHSKVRTGSHISSSIKTASSSSSSSSSSSSRGPGRPSPAIQSENSGGSGGGSGGSHLVSPAKPAAVRQGGGGGRSKNPVGRPSKQMLKLREEAAAAAALRKRKAPSQEGEHSGPDRNCIVLQDRGRPPSASSSSSSSSSKAPIPSPLPHGQTNGTLSPSSKPRPQPSPSESHSPAAKAVWTYRRTHPPLGHSSPPDPSSATNNSHSRGGVGDSGPHGQGSGRGFEHQGLVKKRKGGGSIEEHSPSSKPSAHRLPSSSSSTSATSSSSPRSNFYPWKDSKGGGLAGGVEKKLGTQKPKLHH